The window AGCCTCTGACAGGGCCACGTCCAACTGGTAACGAATACCGCGCTCCAGGCGTTTGACCTTACCCAAGTCGCAGTTATGGGCGATGTCGGTGGCTTTGGAAGACCAGGGCGAGATGGTACCCAGGCGGGGCACCACGATAAATTCCTGCCCTGCCAGTTCGGCAGCGGCCAAGCGGGGGCCGTAGGTCAGCAGTTTTTCCAGGCGGACCTGTTCATCGCTGGTCAGCGCCTCGGACAGTTCGGCAAAGTGCACGAAGCTGGTGGAAATCTGGGTTACCGGAAGCTGTGCGGCCTGGCATGAAGCCAGCAGTTTTTCCAGTCGAAACTCGGACAGGGCGGGAGCGCCTCGCAGGACTTGAATCGGCATTGGTCACCTGGGCAGACTGAGGGAGTTCTCGGGCGCCGCATTATAGAGGAAAAACGTTTGCTTTCCCATCCAGACGAACGGTTAGATTTCGCGGTTTTGCCGGTTTCTGATATAAACGCCACCAGATGAGCAAAATCACCCCAAAGTGGCGAGGGTTTTGGCCTGCGTTGGTGCTGCTACTGGCAGCCTGCCAGGACGGCGGCAACCCGCCTGCCCCCGAGCACAGCAGCCAGCTGGAAAGCATCCTCGAACGGGGAGAGCTACGCGTTGGCACGCGCTACTCGGACACCACCTATTTTGAGGCGGCCGACGGCCCGGCAGGCCTGGACTACGAACTGGCCGCCATGTTTGCCGACTACCTCGGCGTCAAACTCAAGATTGAGCCCAGCTATTCTCTGAGCGACCTGTTCCCCAAGCTCGAAAAGGGCCAATACGATCTGCTGGCAGCCGGCCTTAGCGTCACCCCCGAGCGGCGCGCGCATTTTCGCTTCGCCCCTGCCTACCAGGCGGTAAGCCAAAAACTGGTATACAAACGCGGCCACCGCCGCCCCCGTGATTTTGACGATCTGGCCGACGGTTCTTTGATGGTAATGGCCTACTCGGCCCACGCCGAGCGCCTGGCCCAGGTGGCCAAGACCCACCCGGACCTCAAGTGGACCGAGACTTCGGACATGGACGCCGACGAACTGTTGCAGCAGGTGCTGGCCGGGCACCTCGATTACACCGTGGCCGACTCCAACAACCTCGCCCTTAACCGGCGCTTCTACCCGGATTTGATGGTGGGTTTTACCGTCTCTGACGAGCAGCCCGTGGCCTGGGCCTTCCAAAAGAACAACGACGACAGCCTCTACGCCGCCCTGATTGAGTTCTTTGGCGAGATGAGCCAGACCGGCGTTATCGCCCGCCTGGAAGAAAAGTACTACGGCCACGTGCGCACCTTCGACTACGTGGACACCCGCTCCTTTATGCGCGCCGTTGACCGCAAACTGCCGCGCTACCAGGCCAATTTTGAAAAATACGCCGGGGATTTTGACTGGCGCTTGCTGGCCGCCATGAGCTACCAGGAATCGCACTGGAACCCCTCGGCTACCTCGGTTACCGGGGTGCGGGGCCTGATGATGCTGACCCTGGACACCGCCGACTTGCTGGGCATCAACAACCGCCTGGACCCGGCCCAGTCTATCCGTGGCGGCGCCAACTATTTGCATCAGCTGTTTGACCGCATGCCAGAGTCCATTCCGCCGGACGAGCGGGTGTGGTTTGCCCTGGCCGCTTATAACGTCGGCGAAGGCCACGTGCTGGACGCCCGGCGCATCACCGAGAAACGGGGCGGCGACCCCAACTCCTGGGTGGATGTAAAAGAGAACCTGCCACTGCTGCGTAAAAAAGCCTGGTACAGCCAGACCCGCCACGGTTATGCCCGCGGCGACGAGCCGGTTAAATACGTGGATAACATCCGCCGCTACTACGAAACCCTGGTGTGGCTGCAAGGCCAGCAGGTGGCCAATACCGACAACGACGAGGCCAAAGCGGACGACGCCGACGACGACAGCGACCAAGACCCGAATGACAGCGTTAACGAAAACGTCACGCCCAAGGATTGAAAAAGGCGCGTAAAGGCCGTATCTATGATGTCACAGACGAGACCGCCACAGGCGGCACTGACAACGGCTTTGTACCCAAGGAGGAGCCTATGCTGAAACGCCGTTCATCCCTGACCAAAAAACGGACCCTACGCGGCCACGACTGGCGCCGCCATTTGAAGATGAAACGCCTGCACAAGCGCAACCTGCACCGCAACCGCATTCACTCCCTGCTGCAATTGCAGCGCTCGGCAGACGCTGCCGCCTGAGCCGCTTTCTCGGCCTTCTTCTGCGCCCGGCGCATCTTGAAAAACCCGCTTAACTGCTCTGCACACTCCGCTTCCAGCACCCCGGCCGTCACTTCCAACTGGTGATTGAGGGCCTGGTGGCGGCAGATGTCCATCACCGAGCCGGCAGCGCCGGTTTTTAAGTCGCTGGCCCCAAACACCAAACGCTTGATGCGGGCATGAACCATGGCCCCGGCGCACATGGCGCAAGGTTCGAGGGTGACATAAAGGGTGCAGTCCAGTAGCCGGTAGTTGGCAAGCGCCGGGCCGGCCTGGCGAATGGCCTGCAGCTCGGCATGGGCACTGGGATCGCTCAAGGATATGGAGAGGTTATAGCCCTGCCCCAGCACCTGGCCGTCTTTGACCAGTACCGCCCCCACCGGCACTTCCCCGGCGGCGGCGGCTTTGTCGGCCAGGGCCATCGCCTGGCGCATCCAGTGGATGTCGTCTTCTAGCAAGTTCTCGTTCATGGGCCGCG is drawn from Gallaecimonas pentaromativorans and contains these coding sequences:
- the tadA gene encoding tRNA adenosine(34) deaminase TadA — encoded protein: MNENLLEDDIHWMRQAMALADKAAAAGEVPVGAVLVKDGQVLGQGYNLSISLSDPSAHAELQAIRQAGPALANYRLLDCTLYVTLEPCAMCAGAMVHARIKRLVFGASDLKTGAAGSVMDICRHQALNHQLEVTAGVLEAECAEQLSGFFKMRRAQKKAEKAAQAAASAERCNCSRE
- the mltF gene encoding membrane-bound lytic murein transglycosylase MltF, translating into MSKITPKWRGFWPALVLLLAACQDGGNPPAPEHSSQLESILERGELRVGTRYSDTTYFEAADGPAGLDYELAAMFADYLGVKLKIEPSYSLSDLFPKLEKGQYDLLAAGLSVTPERRAHFRFAPAYQAVSQKLVYKRGHRRPRDFDDLADGSLMVMAYSAHAERLAQVAKTHPDLKWTETSDMDADELLQQVLAGHLDYTVADSNNLALNRRFYPDLMVGFTVSDEQPVAWAFQKNNDDSLYAALIEFFGEMSQTGVIARLEEKYYGHVRTFDYVDTRSFMRAVDRKLPRYQANFEKYAGDFDWRLLAAMSYQESHWNPSATSVTGVRGLMMLTLDTADLLGINNRLDPAQSIRGGANYLHQLFDRMPESIPPDERVWFALAAYNVGEGHVLDARRITEKRGGDPNSWVDVKENLPLLRKKAWYSQTRHGYARGDEPVKYVDNIRRYYETLVWLQGQQVANTDNDEAKADDADDDSDQDPNDSVNENVTPKD